One window from the genome of Variovorax sp. PAMC26660 encodes:
- a CDS encoding C13 family peptidase has protein sequence MPEDTTPQMPVNETPEEAPASPPLPVAVPRASLLRWIVGGLRAAVLRAPGVDATPAPWQLLLLVLLPELLWAGVGRLQVDGPAQLNALAALNPLWTLGLLAWLGWCALSGRAASGGLARWFALATWAMLPGNLLITLLSVGYARGWLPSALSSAKGYWVVFGIGCLWIVLALARFTAREVGSRWRVALFVPAFVAMLTLGFWQLINSEERVWLPDASAASPEPERPRLKLTQEVFEQQQALWDRTVNGLADRRAGQPNVYALVFAPYASEDVFLRESRMVTQLLEERFDAKGHVLHLMNHATTTDTLPWATPLNLQRAVTALAQRMDRDNDLLVIYLTSHGARDHKLAAAHWPLSVPWLTPEELRTALDGAGIRHRVVAVSACYSGGWIEPMANDHTLVMTAADATHTSYGCGSLSELTFFGRAMFNEELRKTHSFETAFAAAVPLIRQREIEAGKEDGFSNPQISAGEKIRPLLDRLAQRLDAAGK, from the coding sequence ATGCCCGAGGACACCACCCCCCAGATGCCCGTCAACGAAACGCCCGAAGAGGCGCCAGCCTCACCGCCTTTGCCGGTCGCCGTGCCGCGTGCGAGCTTGTTGCGCTGGATCGTCGGTGGCCTGCGCGCCGCCGTGCTGCGCGCACCCGGTGTCGATGCCACGCCCGCCCCCTGGCAACTGCTGCTGCTCGTGCTGCTGCCCGAGCTTCTGTGGGCCGGCGTCGGTCGCCTCCAGGTGGACGGCCCCGCGCAGCTCAATGCACTCGCGGCCCTCAACCCGCTCTGGACGCTGGGGCTGCTGGCATGGCTCGGCTGGTGCGCGCTTTCCGGCAGGGCCGCAAGCGGCGGGCTGGCGCGCTGGTTCGCGCTGGCCACCTGGGCCATGCTCCCGGGCAATTTGCTGATCACCTTGCTGTCCGTGGGTTATGCGCGCGGCTGGCTGCCCTCAGCGCTATCCAGCGCCAAGGGCTACTGGGTCGTCTTCGGCATCGGCTGCCTGTGGATCGTGCTGGCGCTGGCGCGCTTCACCGCGCGCGAGGTCGGCTCGCGCTGGCGGGTCGCCCTCTTCGTGCCGGCGTTCGTGGCGATGCTCACCTTGGGCTTCTGGCAACTGATCAACAGCGAAGAGCGCGTGTGGCTGCCCGACGCCAGCGCGGCATCTCCCGAACCCGAACGGCCGCGCCTGAAGCTGACGCAAGAGGTCTTCGAGCAGCAGCAGGCGCTGTGGGATCGCACGGTGAACGGCCTCGCCGACCGTCGTGCGGGCCAGCCCAATGTCTACGCGCTGGTGTTCGCGCCCTATGCGTCCGAAGACGTGTTCCTGCGCGAAAGCCGCATGGTCACCCAACTGCTCGAAGAACGCTTCGACGCCAAGGGCCATGTGCTGCATCTGATGAACCACGCCACCACGACCGACACGCTGCCCTGGGCCACGCCGCTCAACCTGCAGCGTGCCGTGACGGCGCTGGCCCAACGCATGGACCGCGACAACGACCTGCTGGTGATCTACCTCACCTCGCACGGTGCGCGCGACCACAAGCTGGCGGCTGCGCACTGGCCGCTGTCGGTGCCTTGGCTCACGCCCGAGGAACTGCGTACGGCCCTCGACGGCGCAGGCATCCGCCATCGCGTCGTGGCGGTGTCGGCCTGCTATTCGGGTGGATGGATCGAGCCGATGGCGAACGATCACACACTGGTGATGACCGCCGCCGACGCCACGCATACCTCGTACGGATGCGGGAGCCTGTCAGAGCTGACCTTCTTCGGCCGCGCGATGTTCAACGAAGAACTGCGCAAGACCCATTCCTTCGAGACCGCCTTTGCAGCGGCCGTGCCGCTGATCCGCCAGCGCGAGATCGAAGCCGGCAAGGAAGACGGTTTTTCCAATCCGCAGATCAGCGCCGGCGAGAAGATCCGCCCGCTGCTCGATCGACTTGCGCAGCGGCTCGATGCCGCCGGCAAGTAA
- a CDS encoding metallophosphoesterase family protein, which produces MLRVCLISDTHGLLRPEALAFLQGCDFIVHGGDIGNAGILEALAAIAPLTVVRGNNDRESWADAIAESEFLKIDGVLIYAIHDLSQIDIDPAAAGVRVVVSGHSHKPKIEERDGVLYVNPGSAGPRRFKLPIAVAELLIDGDAVSARIVELTV; this is translated from the coding sequence ATGCTTCGCGTCTGCCTCATCTCCGACACGCATGGCCTCTTGCGGCCTGAGGCGCTCGCGTTCCTGCAAGGCTGCGACTTCATCGTGCACGGTGGCGATATCGGCAACGCCGGCATTCTGGAAGCGCTCGCAGCCATCGCGCCGCTGACGGTCGTGCGTGGCAACAACGATCGCGAATCGTGGGCCGATGCGATCGCCGAATCCGAATTCCTGAAGATCGACGGCGTGCTGATCTACGCGATCCACGACCTTTCGCAGATCGACATCGACCCGGCCGCCGCCGGTGTCCGCGTGGTCGTCTCAGGCCACTCGCACAAGCCGAAGATCGAAGAGCGCGATGGCGTGCTGTACGTCAACCCGGGCAGCGCAGGTCCGCGCCGTTTCAAGCTGCCCATCGCGGTGGCCGAACTCCTGATCGACGGCGATGCCGTCAGCGCACGCATCGTCGAACTCACTGTCTGA